CCAGCTACAGGGGGAGGTTTCGTGGCAGGTGCTTGGGGTGCAGCTAGCGGCTGGCGTTACCTGGCGCCGCTGGTCCCCTTTCAAGGGTTGGCTCAGGCAAACGGTGCGTTGCCCCGTGGAGCGTCCGGAATGCGGGGCTCTGGAGGCACCACGAGTCGAGCTGTCGAGCACCGTAACGCCGCGCTTCGGCCTGGCCTATCCGCTGGGCTCCACCCCTCGAGCGCAGGCCGAGCTGCGTGCTGGCTACGCCTACGAGCCGTCGCCGCTTGCCGCTCAGAACGGTCGCTCGAACCTGTGGGACAACGCTCGCCACGTGTTTGCACTGGGCTACGGGCTGCGGCTTCGCGGCCCGGTGCGTCTATGCTTCGAGTTCGCGGTGCAGCAACATACGCTGGTCGCACGCCAGCACGTGAAGTCGGCGAGCGTGCCGCTCGACAATCCGGGGCAACCTCGTGTTCGCACCGCCGGACATGTGCTGGTGGTGGCCGCCGGAGCAGGCGTGGACTTCTGATGCTTGGCAGTCGGCTCGGATGCTGCTGGCATGTGTCGGTTGCGGCGCTCGTCCTGCCATGGGCGCCGGCTGCGCTGGCCAACCCCGCGGACGTCTTTGGTTTGGGATCCCGTTCCTTCGCATTGGGCGGCGCTGTCAGTGCGGATGTCAGCGACTTCTCCGCGAGCTACTACAATCCAGCAGGCCTCGCGCTGGCCGAGGGGCTCGAGATTTCACTCGGTGCAGCCGCGGCATCCTACGATCTACAGCTCGACGGCGTGAAAAGTGAAGTCGATCCGGTACGCGGCCTGGTCGCTGGGTTGGTGGCTCCCGGCAGGCTTGCCAATATCCCGCTCGCCTTCGGGATCGCCACGCACATAGCAGGCAGGCAGCTGTCGCGGACACGTACGCTGACCGACGAGAGACCGTTTTGGCCCTTGTACGAGAGCCGGGGACGGCAGGTGTACTTCAGCGCTAACGTGGCCGTGAGGCCCATGGATCGGCTCGTCGTCGGTGGTGGCGTTGCGTTCCTGGCTGCCACGCGGGGTGGATTCACCGTCCAGGGCACGGCGGTTCAACCCTTTGGGGAAAAGTCGGTCCACGATTCGCCGCTGCGCCACGAAGTGCGTGCCGATCTGAAACCGGTGCGCTCCCCGCAGTTCGGGCTGCGAGCAGAGCTCACTCGTTGGCTGTCTCTGGCGCTTGTGTATCGGGGGCAAGCGCAGATGGATCTCAGCCTCCGTGCGAGGTTGGAAGGCGACGTATTGGTGTTCGGAGCTTTGCCGATCCCGGCCCAATACACGGCGGTGTCCCGGACCGCGGCTGCGTTTGGTCCCCGCCAGGTCGTGCTCGGGCTGCATGCCTCCGAGTCTCCGCAGCTTGCCGTCAACGTAGACCTGGTCTGGGTTCAGTGGTCGCGCTACCGAAACCCGATCAGCAATGCGGACGCGTCGCTCCAAGTCGGAGCCGGAATCGCGTCGCTTCCCGAGCCGGGTAGGACCGGCGGTGTCCCTCCAGCGCATCTTGCCGATCGATTCGTCCCCCGTCTCGGCGTAGAATCACGCCTCGGGCTCGGCAGCGATTGGTCGCTGCCCGTCCGCATTGGCTACACCTACGAGGCATCGCCGGCGAGCAGGTCCACGCCGGACTATCTCGTGGATCGCGATCGCCACACCCTGAGCGCAGGGGTCGGGCTGCACGCGGCGCACTCGGGGGACTGGATCCGGGGCGGCTTCGGCCTCGACCTGCACCTGTTCGGTGGGCTTGTGCGAGGGCGCGCGCACGCCGGAAGGTCAGCCCACGGCCGGCTGTTCGGCATGGGCCTGCTCCTGTCAGCACAACTGCGCTAGCCCAACGGCTAGTCCAGGATCTTCAATAGCTCGATATCGAACACGAGCATGCCTGCAGGCGGGCCCCTCTGCCCCTTGTAGGCCAGCTCCTCGGGAATCCACAAGCGCCGTTTCTCGCCTTCGACCATTAGCTGCACGCCCTCGGTCCAGCCCGGGATTACTTGGTTGAGGGGAAACGAGGCCGGAGCACCCCGGGTCAGAGAGCTATCGAACAGCTTCCCGTCCGTGGTCCAGCCGCTGTAGTGCACCTGCACGTTATTCGTGGCCTTGGGCCGCTTCTTGCCCGTGCCCTTGCTCAGGACGCGCCAGGCGAGCCCGCTCTTGCTGCGCTTGGCTCTCTTGGGCGGGCCGGCTACGTCCTTGGGGACCTGGGGCGGCTTGGGCGGCTTCTTGAAGCCGAGCAGCTCCACGTCGAACACAAGCATGCCTTGGGGCGTGCCAGGCCGTCCTGCGTAAGCGAGCTTCTCGGGAATCCAGAAGCGCCGCTTCTCGCCTGGAACCATCAGCTGAAGCCCCTCGGTCCAGCCCGCGATCACACGGTCCAGGCGAAACTCGGCAGGTCTGCCGCGTTTGACCGAGCTGTCGAACAGCCTGCCGTCCGTGGTCCAGCCGCTGTAGTGCACCTTGACCACGTCG
The nucleotide sequence above comes from Pseudomonadota bacterium. Encoded proteins:
- a CDS encoding FKBP-type peptidyl-prolyl cis-trans isomerase, with the protein product MKHQSTARKPAAAVLLACMVGCKAAAPAAKTQQGHDSPKGQAAAKPAAAAAAVDHQAPAKDPESTPSPSPRAPPGPAAPDDVAAPPADAEKTASGLASKVLLAGSGAERPERSDVVKVHYSGWTTDGRLFDSSVKRGRPAEFRLDRVIAGWTEGLQLMVPGEKRRFWIPEKLAYAGRPGTPQGMLVFDVELLGFKKPPKPPQVPKDVAGPPKRAKRSKSGLAWRVLSKGTGKKRPKATNNVQVHYSGWTTDGKLFDSSLTRGAPASFPLNQVIPGWTEGVQLMVEGEKRRLWIPEELAYKGQRGPPAGMLVFDIELLKILD